Proteins from one Dermacentor variabilis isolate Ectoservices chromosome 1, ASM5094787v1, whole genome shotgun sequence genomic window:
- the beg gene encoding malonyl-CoA-acyl carrier protein transacylase beg gives MLPAASLLERCTRSLFTKSISTLLRRAITSSTSRLCQDSRAKDNEEKLPKDSQNVDYSKGNVAKLFRESATFDAEQPQSADVWSSPAYPVSFKVPAEEKYEETIRIDPKNTSVILFPGQGSQFVGMGRHLLQYPNVSEMYERASDILNYDLQLLCLEGPKEQLNKTVHCQAAVLVTSLAAVERLRATQPWAIENCVAAAGFSVGEYAALVFSQSISFEDAVRLVKIRGEAMQAASEMVPSGLMTVFLLTTAKASFICKLAKEWCIRKGIEDPVCSVANYLFPHCKVIGGHEEALKFIELNARDLGVKRMKRLPVSGAFHTALMKPARAPLAKALQAVHINAPRIMTHSNLDGMAYRNPDEIRRKLEEQMMMPVKWEQLIQVVYNREVGEEFPRTFECGPGTTLRAVLKNVNGKAWNVSESISA, from the exons ATGCTGCCTGCCGCGTCACTGCTGGAACGTTGTACGCGATCTCTATTCACGAAGTCAATATCAACGCTTTTACGCCGTGCCATTACGTCCAGCACTTCACGGCTCTGCCAAGACAGCCGCGCCAAGGACAACGAAGAAAAGCTTCCTAAGGATTCGCAGAATGTAGACTACAGTAAAGGGAACGTAGCCAAACTGTTTCGTGAGTCGGCAACGTTCGATGCTGAACAGCCCCAGAGCGCAGATGTGTGGTCATCGCCTGCCTATCCTGTGAGCTTCAAGGTTCCCGCTGAAGAGAAATATGAGGAGACTATTCGCATCGACCCCAAAAATACCAGCGTCATTTTGTTCCCGGGGCAG GGCTCTCAGTTCGTTGGCATGGGTCGTCACCTCCTCCAGTACCCCAACGTGAGTGAAATGTATGAGCGTGCAAGTGACATCCTCAACTATGATCTGCAGCTTCTTTGCCTTGAGGGGCCCAAGGAGCAGCTCAACAAGACTGTACACTGCCAGGCTGCTGTGCTGGTCACTTCACTGGCTGCTGTAGAGCGTCTGCGAGCCACCCAGCCTTGG GCCATCGAAAACTGTGTTGCTGCAGCTGGTTTCAGTGTCGGAGAATATGCAGCTCTTGTATTTAGCCAGTCCATTTCCTTTGAGGATG CTGTGCGGCTGGTAAAAATTCGAGGAGAAGCAATGCAAGCAGCCTCTGAGATGGTGCCAAGTGGCTTGATGACTGTCTTCCTGCTCACGACGGCAAAAGCGAGCTTTATTTGTAAGCTTGCTAAGGAGTGGTGCATTCGCAAAGGTATTGAAGATCCAGTATGTAGCGTGGCAAACTACTTGTTTCCTCATTGCAAGGTCATTGGAGGTCATGAAGAG GCACTAAAGTTTATTGAGCTGAACGCCCGTGATCTTGGTGTAAAAAGGATGAAAAGGTTGCCGGTGAGTGGGGCATTTCACACAGCACTTATGAAACCGGCACGTGCACCCCTGGCCAAAGCTCTGCAGGCTGTGCACATCAATGCACCACGCATCATGACCCACTCCAACCTTGATGGAATGGCCTACCGTAACCCGGATGAAATACGACGCAAGTTGGAAGAGCAAATG ATGATGCCAGTCAAGTGGGAACAACTTATTCAAGTGGTTTATAACCGGGAAGTTGGTGAAGAGTTCCCTCGGACATTTGAGTGTGGCCCTGGTACCACACTGAGGGCTGTGCTCAAGAATGTGAATGGCAAGGCTTGGAATGTCTCCGAAAGTATCAGTGCTTGA